The region TGGGCAGGTGCAGCCGGGCAGCGACCTGACCGCCCGCGAGGAACCGGCCCACACCGAGGCCTTCGTGACCGTCCGCAAGGCCGACTTCGACTACCACGAGCTGATGGCCGCCTACGACGCGGTAGACCGCCACGCCCGCGCCCACGGCACCCGCAGCGCCCTGTCCTGCCGTGAGGTCTACCCCTACGACTGGGACGCGGCGGGGCCGGACGACCCGGCGGGCGAGGTGGCCTGCCCGTACCAGCCGCGCGGCTGACTTTTCTCCTCCCATTGCCCCCGGTTCTGCCCGCCGGGGGCGGTACGCTGCCCCCCATGAGCTACGCCGACACGCTGGGCATGCGGGTGTTGGAGGCCACGCCGGGGCTGACCCGCGTCACGCTGACCGTCACGGACGCTGGACTGAACATGCACGGCACCGCGCACGGCGGCCTGCTGTTCAGCCTTGCGGACGAGGCGTTCGCGGTCATCAGCAATCTGGAGGCGCAGGCGGTCGCGGTCGAGACGCACCTGAGCTTCTTCCGGGCGGCGCGGCCAGGAGACGAACTGGTGGCCGTCGCCACGCCCGAGCGGGTGGGCCGCACCCTGGCGACCTACCGGGTGGAGGTCCGGCGTGGCGAGCAGGGGCCGGTGCTGGCGCTATTTCTGGGGACGGTGTCGCGGCGGGAGCGGGGTCAGTCGGAGTGATTCTTAGGACGGTGGAATTGTGCTGGACGTGCCAGGTCGTCGATCCAGACGTCCCAACCATTTTTTGAGCCGCCGGACACTGCTCCTGCGGCAGCACTCGGAGATGGGTAGACCACATCTACCGTGTACTCGATCTGGTCGCCGTGTTGAAGTAGTTGCCCCGTACTCAACAGTTGTTCCCGGTGAAGTTGTACGCCCGTCGCGTAGGCTTTGACCTCGGGGAC is a window of Deinococcus terrestris DNA encoding:
- the paaI gene encoding hydroxyphenylacetyl-CoA thioesterase PaaI, which gives rise to MSYADTLGMRVLEATPGLTRVTLTVTDAGLNMHGTAHGGLLFSLADEAFAVISNLEAQAVAVETHLSFFRAARPGDELVAVATPERVGRTLATYRVEVRRGEQGPVLALFLGTVSRRERGQSE